From the Lathyrus oleraceus cultivar Zhongwan6 chromosome 4, CAAS_Psat_ZW6_1.0, whole genome shotgun sequence genome, one window contains:
- the LOC127136337 gene encoding uncharacterized protein LOC127136337 has product MSYTEFYPSLLKKGLVVPRPLGPPPDPIPPYYNPNAYYPFHEGAPGHDLEDCYALNHIVRELIEKKILSFGDTGPNVKNNTFPAHGSVNAIDDAHDESMILDVAKIKNPLRIFHAKLVEAGLLKNCHKSCEECTIVPKGCEIVRNDIQELINQCMLQVRSRMKKDEVIVIKPILNLPESSTTTPILNMPEPVFNIPDSTVVQPIFNIPESVEPIFNIPKPVVVQRPSPFPFENTKPIHWKYDTTVVNQGSEKVGQKEGLKITSTDIVGGSRMTRSGHIYTPQFNLAPPIPLKETTTTVTDKGKWVVPIDADTEFLRLIKKSDYKIIDQLHQTPSKISIQSLLMSSPTHRSTLQKLLAQAHVTHKTTIDQFDGIITNITACNNLSFSREDLPKDGQNHNRALHISMKFQEDTITRVLVDTCSSMNVLPKRTLAKLSYKGDEMRPSTLIVKAFDRSRRTAIGEVELPILIDPHVFKINFQVMEINPNYSCLLGRPWIHAVGAVTSTLRQKMKFVIDDKLVIVSGEEDLMVSHLSLFSYIEADKDALETYFQALEIANVVLMEVEEPKGKAIPSFASWKKVRSTIEEGSP; this is encoded by the coding sequence ATGTCTTACACTGAATTTTATCCGTCATTGTTGAAGAAAGGGTTAGTTGTTCCAAGACCTTTGGGACCTCCACCAGATCCTATCCCACCATATTACAATCCCAATGCATATTATCCATTCCATGAAGGCGCACCAGGGCATGATTTGGAAGATTGTTATGCCTTAAATCATATTGTGAGGGAATTGATTGAGAAAAAGATTCTTTCATTTGGGGATACTGGTCCGAATGTCAAAAATAATACTTTTCCCGCTCATGGGTCTGTGAATGCTATTGATGATGCACATGATGAAAGTATGATTCTTGATGTAGCCAAAATCAAGAATCCGCTAAGAATTTTTCATGCAAAGTTAGTGGAGGCAGGTTTGTTGAAGAATTGCCACAAGAGTTGTGAAGAATGTACTATTGTTCCTAAAGGATGTGAAATAGTCCGAAATGATATTCAAGAATTGATTAACCAATGTATGTTGCAAGTAAGAAGTCGTATGAAAAAGGATGAGGTAATAGTGATTAAACCCATCTTAAATCTACCTGAGTCAAGTACTACAACACCAATCTTAAACATGCCAGAGCCAGTATTCAATATTCCGGATTCTACTGTTGTTCAACCAATTTTCAACATTCCAGAATCAGTTGAACCAATATTCAATATTCCTAAGCCAGTGGTTGTCCAAAGGCCTAGTCCTTTTCCTTTTGAGAATACTAAACCAATTCATTGGAAGTATGATACGACTGTGGTTAACCAAGGGTCTGAGAAAGTAGGTCAGAAAGAAGGTCTAAAGATTACAAGCACTGATATAGTAGGGGGAAGCAGAATGACCCGCAGTGGTCACATTTATACCCCTCAGTTCAACTTGGCTCCGCCAATTCCACTGAAAGAAACCACCACCACTGTTACCGACAAAGGAAAATGGGTGGTCCCAATTGATGCAGATACTGAATTCCTGAggttaatcaagaagagtgattacaagattaTTGATCAGCTACATCAAACTCCTTCAAAGATATCTATTCAGTCTCTTCTCATGAGTTCTCCAACTCATAGGAGTACCTTACAGAAATTGTTAGCTCAGGCTCATGTCACTCACAAAACTACTATTGATCAATTTGATGGGATCATTACCAACATTACAGCatgcaacaatctcagctttaGCAGAGAAGATTTACCGAAGGATGGCCAAAACCATAACCGTGCTTTGCACATATCTATGAAATTCCAAGAAGATACCATAACAAGAGTCCTTGTGGACACTTGCTCCTCTATGAATGTTTTACCTAAGAGGACACTTGCTAAGTTGTCATATAAAGGGGATGAGATGAGGCCAAGCACATTAATTGTCAAGGCATTTGATAGATCGAGGAGGACCGCCATAGGGGAAGTGGAGCTGCCAATCTTAATTGATCCACATGTGTTTAAAATTAATTTTCAGGTTATGGAAATTAATCCAAAttatagttgtttgcttggaAGACCGTGGATTCATGCCGTTGGGGCAGTGACTTCCACTTTGCGCCAAAAAATGAAATTTGTTATTGATGATAAGTTGGTGATTGTGTCTGGTGAGGAAGATCTTATGGTAAGCCACCTCTCTTTGTTCAGTTACATTGAGGCTGATAAGGATGCTTTAGAAACTTAtttccaagctcttgaaatagccaaTGTTGTCCTTATGGAAGTCGAAGAACCAAAGGGGAAGGCTATTCCATCTTTTGCATCATGGAAGAAAGTAAGATCAACCATTGAGGAAGGAAGTCCCTAA